The following are encoded together in the Bacteroidota bacterium genome:
- a CDS encoding outer membrane lipoprotein carrier protein LolA, producing the protein MNRLFLFAIATAFCTGSVAQNKETQDPKAKAILDELSLKTRSYTSIKADFTMVMQGKDKSKKPETQKGILQLKGDRYKLEIKGQEIISDGKTSWTYLKDNNELQINNVDPNSNDGVTPSNIFTIYEKGYKYKFNSETATTQTVDLFPNNPEKKKFHTIKLMINKAHKQISSFTVFMKDGNVFDYTINTFVTSAVIPDTVFVFDVKVHPGIEVIDLRE; encoded by the coding sequence ATGAATCGTTTATTCTTATTTGCGATAGCAACGGCATTTTGCACCGGTTCTGTCGCCCAAAACAAAGAAACCCAAGACCCAAAAGCCAAAGCTATTCTTGACGAGCTAAGCCTTAAAACACGGTCATACACCTCCATTAAGGCTGATTTCACAATGGTTATGCAGGGTAAAGATAAATCCAAGAAACCCGAAACACAAAAAGGGATCCTACAGTTGAAAGGTGACCGATATAAACTGGAGATTAAAGGACAAGAGATCATTTCCGACGGTAAAACATCCTGGACTTATTTAAAAGACAACAATGAGTTGCAGATAAACAATGTAGATCCCAACTCAAACGATGGTGTTACCCCAAGTAATATTTTTACAATTTATGAAAAGGGCTATAAGTACAAGTTTAACAGTGAAACGGCTACGACGCAAACCGTCGACCTGTTTCCGAACAACCCCGAGAAAAAGAAATTCCACACCATTAAGCTTATGATAAATAAGGCTCATAAGCAAATATCATCCTTTACTGTTTTTATGAAGGATGGAAATGTGTTTGATTATACTATTAATACATTTGTGACAAGCGCCGTCATACCTGACACTGTTTTTGTATTTGATGTAAAAGTACACCCGGGTATTGAAGTGATCGACCTGAGGGAGTGA
- a CDS encoding DNA translocase FtsK 4TM domain-containing protein has protein sequence MAERKRNELKNTIKEPDTELEIVESKEDKPAEALSEWSVSEKKEKTEKVPKAEKKERKEKKKSKISLIEKITNVFSFIHDERFHKISGLTFLLFSAYLFIAFTSFLFTWQTDYDKVVGPLGTLFSPDVRADNWLGKIGALTAHLFIHKWFGVASYAFVLISLVLGVRILFKFSLLPPGKTAGYSFFALVWLSITLGYIFTNNYFYLGGGFGYTVAQSLNGMLGAIGTGFLLGFSFLTFMVLAFNISFNLFAKNPEEQIIEAELTPQPVPDIQQPMVTEPEIKPVNTFKENIEITPAGTIEEADDAEEELELLAEAEEGDAGDIQFTVIEKIEEEAEVNTTGEALPFGEYDPTLDLSSYQMPHLDLLEQYSNKDASVNAEELNTNKDRIVSTLNNYGIQIEKIKATIGPTVTLYEIIPAAGVRISKIKNLEDDIALSLSALGIRIIAPIPGKGTIGIEVPNLNPEMVAMRTILASDKFQNSNMDLPIALGKTISNETFIADLAKMPHLLMAGATGQGKSVGLNAILVSLLYKKHPSQIKFVLVDPKKVELTLFNKIERHFLAKLPDTEEAIITDTKKVVHTLNSLCIEMDQRYDLLKEAQVRNLKEYNAKFIARKLNPNNGHKFLPYIVLVIDEFADLIMTAGKEVETPIARLAQLARAIGIHLIIATQRPSVNIITGTIKANFPARIAFRVTSKIDSRTILDSGGAEQLIGRGDMLLSTGSDLIRLQCAFVDTPEVDKITDFIGSQRSYPEAFKLPEYIDENAESGSGELDPSERDAMFADAARIVVQHQQGSASLLQRRLKLGYNRAGRIVDQLEAAGIIGQFEGSKAREVLIKDMMSLEQLLNNSSKTPAE, from the coding sequence ATGGCCGAACGTAAGCGAAACGAGCTAAAAAACACCATTAAAGAACCCGATACCGAGCTTGAAATTGTTGAAAGCAAGGAGGACAAGCCTGCTGAAGCTCTTTCGGAATGGTCTGTTTCGGAAAAAAAGGAAAAAACAGAGAAGGTGCCTAAAGCCGAAAAAAAGGAGCGCAAAGAGAAAAAAAAATCCAAAATTTCACTTATAGAAAAGATTACGAACGTATTTTCGTTTATTCACGATGAACGCTTCCATAAAATTTCCGGGTTAACTTTTTTGCTTTTCTCGGCTTACCTATTCATTGCTTTCACATCCTTCCTGTTCACCTGGCAAACTGATTATGATAAAGTAGTTGGCCCGCTGGGAACACTTTTTTCACCCGATGTCCGGGCCGACAACTGGCTCGGTAAAATCGGCGCGCTGACAGCGCATCTCTTTATTCATAAATGGTTCGGGGTAGCCTCCTATGCATTTGTATTGATAAGTTTAGTGTTAGGTGTTCGCATATTGTTTAAATTTTCATTGCTTCCTCCTGGTAAAACAGCCGGATATTCATTTTTTGCACTGGTATGGCTTTCTATAACACTCGGCTACATATTTACAAATAATTATTTTTATTTAGGCGGGGGCTTCGGCTATACTGTCGCGCAATCACTGAATGGAATGCTTGGCGCCATAGGAACAGGCTTTCTGCTTGGCTTTTCATTCCTGACTTTTATGGTATTGGCGTTCAATATATCATTCAACCTGTTTGCTAAAAACCCGGAAGAACAGATCATTGAAGCGGAATTAACTCCACAGCCGGTTCCGGATATTCAACAACCTATGGTAACTGAACCGGAAATAAAACCCGTTAATACTTTCAAAGAGAATATCGAGATCACTCCTGCTGGAACAATTGAAGAAGCGGATGACGCGGAAGAAGAACTTGAATTACTGGCTGAAGCCGAAGAAGGTGACGCAGGAGATATACAATTCACTGTCATCGAAAAAATTGAAGAAGAAGCTGAAGTAAATACTACAGGGGAGGCATTGCCCTTCGGAGAATATGATCCTACACTCGATCTGTCATCCTATCAAATGCCACATCTTGACCTTTTGGAACAATACTCCAATAAAGATGCAAGCGTTAATGCCGAAGAACTCAACACCAACAAGGACCGTATTGTAAGTACACTTAACAACTACGGCATCCAGATAGAAAAAATAAAAGCCACGATCGGCCCAACTGTTACTTTATATGAAATTATTCCTGCTGCAGGTGTGCGCATATCAAAAATAAAGAACCTCGAAGATGATATCGCATTAAGTCTCTCGGCCCTTGGCATACGTATAATAGCTCCGATACCGGGCAAAGGAACCATTGGCATTGAGGTACCCAACCTGAATCCAGAAATGGTTGCCATGCGTACCATACTCGCCTCAGATAAATTTCAGAACTCAAATATGGATCTGCCCATTGCCCTGGGTAAAACCATTTCAAATGAAACCTTCATTGCCGACCTTGCCAAAATGCCTCACCTGCTTATGGCCGGCGCTACAGGTCAGGGTAAATCGGTAGGACTGAATGCCATACTTGTATCACTGCTTTACAAAAAACATCCGTCGCAAATTAAGTTTGTACTTGTCGATCCGAAGAAAGTAGAGTTGACTTTATTCAATAAAATTGAGCGGCACTTCCTGGCCAAGCTGCCTGATACCGAAGAGGCTATTATTACCGATACCAAAAAAGTTGTGCACACACTCAATTCACTTTGTATTGAAATGGATCAGCGTTACGACCTGCTCAAAGAGGCCCAGGTGAGAAACCTGAAAGAGTATAACGCCAAATTCATTGCCCGCAAGCTTAATCCAAACAACGGACACAAATTTTTACCTTACATCGTTCTTGTAATTGATGAGTTTGCCGACCTCATTATGACAGCCGGAAAAGAAGTTGAAACACCTATCGCACGACTGGCTCAGCTTGCCCGTGCCATTGGTATCCACCTGATCATTGCAACACAACGACCATCCGTAAATATTATTACCGGAACTATAAAAGCCAATTTCCCCGCCCGTATTGCGTTCAGGGTAACATCAAAAATCGATTCACGCACCATTCTCGATTCGGGTGGTGCGGAACAGCTTATCGGTCGTGGAGATATGCTGCTTTCAACCGGAAGTGACCTGATACGATTACAGTGTGCTTTTGTTGATACCCCCGAGGTGGACAAAATAACTGACTTTATCGGATCGCAGCGCAGCTATCCCGAAGCCTTTAAATTACCTGAATACATTGACGAGAACGCCGAAAGCGGTTCGGGTGAACTGGATCCATCCGAACGTGATGCCATGTTCGCTGACGCAGCACGTATTGTTGTACAGCACCAGCAGGGTTCAGCCTCATTGTTGCAAAGACGTTTAAAACTTGGGTATAACCGCGCGGGACGAATAGTGGACCAGTTGGAGGCGGCAGGAATAATTGGCCAGTTTGAAGGAAGTAAGGCCAGAGAGGTGTTAATCAAGGACATGATGAGTTTGGAACAATTATTGAATAACTCCTCCAAAACCCCGGCAGAATAG
- a CDS encoding arginine decarboxylase produces MKNKYSDLIHQTFNFPQEGFSVVDNQLLFNDISIMDIIKQYGTPLKITYLPKISSHIEKAKRLFNVAMAKSDYKGSYTYCYCTKSSHFSFILEEVLKNDVHIETSSAFDIPIVREAYKRGQITKDKFIVCNGYKRENYQQYITELINEGFNVIPVLDNKSEIDYYKKHVKHKTKLGIRIAAEEEPSYQFYTSRLGIRYKEIVDYYKEHIKGNPKFELKMLHFFINTGIKDSIYYWTELAKCLKVYADLKKICPELDSLNIGGGMPIRTSLNFDYDYEYIIEEIISQIKTYCKQYKIKEPNIFTEFGSFTVGESGAAIYSVLDQKNQNDREKWYMIDSSFITTLPDTWGINQRFVLLAINKWEREYQRVNLGGLTCDSMDYYNTEAHANQVFLPKIDVDSDEPLYVGFFHTGAYQESLAGYGGIQHCLIPAPKHVIISKDENGEISTRLFAKEQSFKSMLKTLGY; encoded by the coding sequence ATGAAGAACAAATACAGTGATCTCATTCATCAAACCTTCAATTTTCCACAGGAAGGCTTCTCTGTAGTTGACAATCAACTTTTGTTCAATGATATTTCTATCATGGATATCATTAAACAATATGGCACGCCCCTTAAAATCACCTATCTGCCCAAGATAAGTTCACACATAGAAAAGGCCAAGCGACTGTTCAACGTTGCTATGGCCAAATCGGATTACAAAGGTAGTTATACTTACTGTTATTGTACAAAAAGTTCACATTTTTCTTTTATCCTTGAAGAGGTTCTTAAAAACGATGTGCACATTGAAACATCATCGGCATTCGACATCCCGATTGTCCGCGAAGCCTATAAAAGAGGGCAAATAACCAAAGATAAATTTATTGTGTGCAATGGCTACAAACGTGAAAACTATCAGCAATACATTACCGAACTTATTAATGAAGGATTTAATGTTATTCCGGTTTTGGATAATAAAAGTGAAATAGATTATTACAAAAAACATGTAAAACACAAAACCAAACTGGGCATACGGATCGCGGCTGAAGAAGAACCATCCTACCAGTTTTACACTTCCCGCTTAGGCATACGCTACAAAGAAATTGTCGATTATTATAAAGAGCATATAAAGGGCAATCCGAAATTTGAACTCAAAATGCTTCACTTCTTCATCAACACCGGTATTAAAGATTCTATTTACTATTGGACGGAGTTAGCCAAGTGCCTGAAGGTTTATGCGGACCTGAAGAAGATATGCCCCGAGTTGGACTCCCTGAATATTGGCGGAGGAATGCCCATACGCACTTCCCTTAACTTTGATTATGATTATGAATATATTATTGAAGAGATTATCTCGCAGATAAAAACCTATTGTAAACAATATAAAATAAAGGAACCGAATATTTTCACAGAGTTCGGGTCGTTTACTGTAGGCGAAAGCGGTGCGGCCATCTATTCGGTGCTTGATCAAAAAAATCAAAACGACCGTGAGAAATGGTACATGATCGACAGCTCATTTATAACTACTTTGCCGGACACATGGGGTATCAATCAACGCTTTGTACTGCTTGCCATTAACAAATGGGAGCGTGAATACCAGCGGGTGAATCTGGGAGGACTTACCTGCGACAGTATGGATTATTATAACACAGAGGCCCATGCAAACCAGGTATTTCTTCCGAAAATTGACGTGGATTCCGACGAACCACTATATGTGGGTTTCTTCCATACCGGTGCATACCAGGAATCGCTGGCAGGTTACGGAGGCATTCAGCATTGCCTGATACCGGCACCAAAACACGTGATTATTTCGAAAGACGAAAATGGCGAGATCTCGACCCGGCTCTTCGCAAAGGAACAAAGCTTTAAATCAATGCTCAAAACATTGGGTTATTGA